The proteins below come from a single Chelmon rostratus isolate fCheRos1 chromosome 12, fCheRos1.pri, whole genome shotgun sequence genomic window:
- the LOC121614940 gene encoding immunoglobulin lambda-like polypeptide 1 — MEYGALYYEPQELGCIAGTDTFNSRQLFVSLCFTVGTNWYPIFGSGTKLYVTDEPVAKPVASVYPAAPRARLEGRSALLCLASAMFPPVVRFSWKRRKENGPLEEPPPAETEQLEFRESGRAAAILLIHQPESSTYNYICYVQHEGGKVEAPPEPVSVSFQSQCRVKLLLLLYSVLIVKSLVYCCGLSLLMILRNKGPSTNCTHAD, encoded by the exons ATGGAGTacggggccctctactacgaGCCTCAGGAGCTTGGTTGCATTGctggca CTGACACATTCAACAGCAGACAGCTTTTTGTATcactctgtttcactgtgggaACAAACTGGTACCCCATCTTTGGCTCTGGAACTAAACTGTATGTAACAG ATGAGCCGGTAGCGAAGCCCGTGGCGAGCGTGTACCCGGCGGCGCCCAGAGCCCGCCTGGAGGGCCGGAGCGCCCTGCTGTGTCTGGCCTCGGCCATGTTTCCCCCTGTGGTCCGGTTCTCCTGGAAAAGACGAAAGGAGAACGGTCCTCTGGAGGAGCCGCCCCCCgctgagacagagcagctggagtTCAGAGAGTCGGGACGCGCCGCCGCCATCTTGCTGATCCATCAGCCGGAGAGCAGCACATATAATTACATCTGCTACGTCCAGCACGAGGGGGGCAAAGTGGAGGCCCCACCTGAACCAG tgtcagtgtccttCCAGTCTCAGTGCAGGGTGAAGCTGCTCTTGCTGCTGTACTCAGTGCTGATAGTGAAGAGTCTGGTGTACTGCTGTGGACTCTCTCTGCTGATGATCCTCAGAAACAAGGGACCGTCCACcaactgcacacatgctgactga